AGGCagatgtctttttttttttcttttacctctAACTAGTAAGGAGGGGGTGTTATTTGCAGGTGGGTGGTACACAGCGCAGTACTGAttggtgaagaagaggaagtggtGTCCTTTTCACCACATACTTTAAAAATTCAATGTGGAACTGTGGACTCCtttgtatgtttgtgctCTTTCACCTCTGCGAAGCGGTGTCCTTAAGGCATCCAATTGTCTCTCCATGTTGTTTCTATCGTTTGGTCCCCTTCTCGGATCTCTCTTTTGTTACTGATAtcgaaacaacaataaaaagagaagacgTGAAGAAAAATTGTAAGCGTCTATAAGTttgacaaaaataaaaaggctTAAATATCATCGTTTTCgatctgtgtgtgtgtgtgtgtctgtttaGTACGGCTGCACTCGCCACCTCCCTCGCACCAACGTCAAACTGAGTGAAATGAAGAGTTTCCGCGTAGTTTGCAGGTTCCCCGCCATGCTGCAGCTGCTAGCACTTGTGGGACTTGCATTGGTTCCGCAAAGCGCTCTCAGTTCTCAAAACGGCGTGTACGTAAAACTCTTTCCCGGCCGTGAGTTGTGTTTGAGTTACGAGGGGTACCGGGAACTGGAGGAAACACCGCCAACAGTTGCCTTGCGNNNNNNNNNNNNNNNNNNNNNNNNNNNNNNNNNNNNNNNNNNNNNNNNNNNNNNNNNNNNNNNNNNNNNNNNNNNNNNNNNNNNNNNNNNNNNNNNNNNNNNNNNNNNNNNNNNNNNNNNNNNNNNNNNNNNNNNNNNNNNNNNATGTGGCGCAGTCCCCGGAGACCGTTGAGGGAGTGGAAGTTGCTGACAAACCAATAGAAGCCTCCGACTATCAAAGTTCACTTCACATGTTGGACATTTGTGTGCAAGTGGCTCTAGATGAAGTGCGTATGAGTGAGAACCGCCTTCATCTTCTTGATGAGATTACAAACTCTACGTACAACCGCGTTGTGGGATTCTTAATTCTGAACGTTCTGCTTGTCATTGTTGCTAACGTTGGGTCAGAGAAGTATTTGGAACGATTCTTTATAAAGCAGAAGATTGCTTAAGCATGGCTCCAACTCTCCACCCTGTGGATGAGTATTTAACGTTGAGATAACCAATTGAGGGGCAGTAGAAAGCGCTTTAATACCACTCACCACCAATTAAGATGACGAAACCCCTGTGAAGCAAAATAGGGCAGGGGGGCCAAAAGAAGTTATATTCAACAAACAGGcaggggggaaatgcaatGTGGTTGCAGTAGAAATGCGGAACGTTAATGGGAAAGACGAAAGGGATGAGTACTCGCAAGTTGCGGTGGTGAGTTTGTGGTCTCTGGGGCTTATGCTGTGTgtgatttatttttattttttctgtgaGCTTGTTATTCTCTTCGGTGTAGTCAAGTTGTGCTGTAAGTGCTAAGATTTGTGTGCCTATgaactctttttattttcgttttgatatatatatatatatatatgttgttattgtcattgtttgttattttgctGTACTTCTGGTTCCCTTGGCTCACGTAACGGTGGGATTCAAGGGGATAAGATGTGGCTGCAGCGTATGTGCCCAACTGTTCACTGATCGGCTGCGGCACTAACGGAACTCGATTATGAAATTTTATGTGCTTTGCGTCTGCGATttatgcatttttttttttcaccgtATTGCTGCgtgcaaaaaacaacaacaacaacaagggatCAGAGAGTGTTTTGCGCGTGTGTATTAGTGTGAGTGTGCGCGTCtgtaataaaaagaagtgacGAGTTTATACCGGCTGTCACTGCCATGTTTTCCTCGTCTTGTATGCAGAGCATGCAAACACAATACATATGCCCACATGCGTaagtaaatacaaaaatgcaTGTGCTTATTGTTGGTTTTACGGTGTGGTATATATGGGAGGTTGTgcgtttatatatttttgtgtgtgtgtcttttctttgttattattatttattgttatttttttttttttgcttattcCCTTGCATGTCAGTTGGGTCGCATGTGGCGCCGACACCCCACTGCATACAGTTCTGCAATTCACTCTGAACCACCTGTGTGTTTCAGTgtgcttgtttgttcttaTATTCCACCGGTTtatgttctctttttttttttttggtgttgttgccttAAATCTGTACACACTCCATCCATCAGAGTCGAGGAGGAAGGCTTGACAGCAATTTGTCACGCGGTGCAATGGTATCCGCTTCGAAgttgctgcaggtgttgGTCCGACGCTTTGAGACTCCCCAACCAGACTTTATGGTCGGCCACGCGCATTTCGTATTGAAGTTCTTGTCCGCTATTTGTCAAACTAATATAAGTCGTGAGGATATGCTGAACGTGACGAACATTATTACCAACTGCCCCCACGCATTACCGATATTTAAGGGTAATCAGCGCTTATGCGAAAGGCTTTTGCTTAGTTGCTTTGCTAGTGTGTCCCGTGTTGATGCCGAGTTACAGGATGGCGTTCGACATGTAATTTGCACCTTGAGTGTCAATCCTGAATTGAATTCAAACATCATGATGACAATGGCTCGCAAAACTGTGGCCGCGAAGCGTGTGGAGGGTGCAGTAGCCAAGCAAGTTCTTGACAGAGATGACGCCATTTCCAACGAACTGCTTCGCCGTGTTGTTGCTCAGATGCCCGCTCACGGTGACCTTATACCCGATGGAGGTGTTGAAATTGCCCTTCTTCCCCAGAAAGCTATGCACAAACGCCGACAAGAGCGCTTCGAGAGACCTGaactctttttccttgtctCAACTTTACGCTGCATTGCAACACACCGTCAGAGCCGACTTCGTGATAGTTTTGTTGAGGCGGGATGTTCTGCTGTGGGGATGCAGCACAGAAATTTACAATTTCTTCCAGCTGACGTTGTCGATCCCGTCGTGCGTTGCGTCACATCGCTTCCTGCATTTTGCAATCCTGAAGCACCAATGCGGCCCGATGACTGGTATCTTTTAGCCAGTCTCATTGCCTGCCCCGACGCGCGGCTCCGGCCATTGGGGATTCGACTGTGGGCGCAAAAGGTGTGTTATTATGATCCACTTGAAATGAATCTCACGGAAGTAAATAGCCCGTTTCCCCTCACAATTGCCGGGTTCCTGGTATCAATGCGGGGTGAGTTCAAGGAAGAAGCGATGATGTTGTGGTTGGGGGTGGTCACGGATCCCGCAGCTCTACCGTTGATAGATGAAAGAGTTCTgcaactgctgttgtttgACATTGCGCAATATGCTCAGGTCAACGATATGAATGACGTTAAGCGGGAACAAATTTTGGTGGCTCAATTAGCCGTTCTCAAAGCTTTAGAAGATTCTATGTCTCCTATTTACTATTTGGATGCTCGCATGACACTCACCAGGACGACAAAGCTTCTCAATACCTCCAGTGATCTGATCAAAACGCTCAGTTCACTTAAGGATGTGCTATCGACCGGTCAGATTTTGAGGGCTTCTTTCTTACGCAGTGCAACTGATTTTTTGCGTTACGTTCGACAGACGGCTAATGTAAACGAACAGTCGTACATTAGGGTCTTGATTCTTTTGATGGGCAATGTTTTGCATGCCATACGTGTCTTGTCAGTTCAGGAGTATACATCCGTTTGCATAGTTGTTTTGGCCACCATCGTTGGATTTCTTCGCGACGTTCAGCCGAAAGCCTCCTCTCCGCAGGGAGACGAGTGGTGCGAATTGTTGAAGGCTCTAGCCACCACTATAATGAACGAAAAATCACTCGTTGATCCCAACATAGTCTCTCTTCAACTTCATATGATGGAGTTACTTGATTTTGCGTCCGACGAGCATTACAGCACCTCTGTGCGTGAGCGTATCCTTGCATCGCTACGCACTGTTTCGACAAAAACTCAAGAGATAGCACCGACTAGTGCGCAGCACTGCTACGAACTGCTTCTGCGCGCTGTCCATTTTCACGTCTTGGACGAGGAATTGCTATCTGAAGCGGTTGCGGCGCTACGTCATGCGACGGATACAACAGTTGCTATTGAGTGTATGAATTGGTCGCAGCGTAGGCATTTGATTGATCGTTGTTCTACATTGTACCGCGAGATTGCACCAATGTTTCCCTCATCTCGAGGGGCTCGACGTCTTGGCAAGCAAATGTTAACAGTGGCAACCATAATTACGACTGAAAAACATGCACCACGGACACAGCTGCAACGGCGTTCGTATGATGCGCGTCGCCCGGTCCTGGACTCGGGTTCTATGCAATTCTGTGCCCAGGCAATGTGGTCGCTTGCACTGCGGGCAACGCTGTCTCCCATTCCTCACCTGCCTGTGGATCGTTACCTTGCCGCGATGCTGCGCTTCGCGAAAAAGCATTGGAGACGGGATGAGACACCTAGCGGTTACTCTTCCGAAAAAAGTCTAACAGAAGAAGCACAGGTCACTACCAAAACACCATTGGCAGAGCCGCGTGGTGGGCGCACGCGAGTATCATGTGGGGATGAGAGATTTTGTAGCGATATTGCTAACCTTTTGTTACCGCTGCTCAACCAAGTGCTCTTGCTTTGGTACACGAATAGAACTGCATTTCAGGCAAATCAGAGGCGCCATAAAGCCGTTGTTTCAACAGCCTGCGACATAATCGAGCGGAACAGTGCCTTTCTTTCGCCTCGTGTATGGTTTGATACCCAACGTGTGTTATCCAACCTTCCTATCGTGCTGCCGAATCAGTGTACCCCACTTCATCTGAGCGTACTGAGGCGATCTTTACAGGAAACACTCCGTAACGTTCGCGCTTGTGGCAACCAAGGAACGTGGCACTTGCCTAGTGAAAAGGCTCAATTGAAGGCCCAGGAAGGTTCTACGGAGACCATATTGGGTGGAAGGATGATTGCAGACATGTTTGGATGCGCAAATATAATTGAAGACGCTGATTTGAAGGTGTACCTCATATCTCTCGCGTCGGAGCAACTGAAGATGATCAGTGACCTTGACGAGATGGATGAAAAGGCCTTAACGCCGGAGGAGAAATCGCGTCTTATGTGTTTGAATAAAATTGTGTCTTCCGTGCGACACGGGACGGTCCTCTACTACTAGGCATGAGAAGCAAAAGTGTTTGGTGGTGCTTTGCTTTCGCAGGAGAGCCAAAGAGTTGGTTGCGGGAATTGATAATACCCCGTATGATTgagtttgtgcgtgtgtgtgcgtggatggatgaaggaaaaaggcaGTTGGAAGTCAAAGATGTTCTAGCCTAACAATCTTTGTGACACAGTGCTAATGGTAGAATTCAAGTAGCACAAGGGATACATTGGCGTTCGTAACACTCAATGTcttggtattttttttctacatATCTGATAtacacatttctttttcacaaaCTATGTGCTgatctctctctttttttttttgagcgaCGCCTTCCTGCTTCGTTCAGTTTGTCAAGGGCATGGGAAGGTATAACAGGCGGTGATTTGTGCCGCAACATCGAAAGGGGGTGAAGAATCGCAATATAATGACAGTTTGTCTTGTTCTACTAACTGGGCTGCCAGGAGCGGGGAAGACGACACTAGGCAAGGCTCTTAAACAGTTGGGGGATCACATAACCCATGAACTCTCCCTCATAGTCACGGCAGTGGTGGAATTAGATGACTTTATGTGTAACGTCGGTGCGAGTAATGGGTCCCGTGTAGAGAGTACCGTTTTCGATCCAAGTCGGTGGCGAGAGGCGTTCGAAGCGGCTCGTCAGGCAACTCGCCAGGAGTTGGAGCGGTGCCTAATGATGGAGAGGAATAAAGCGGTAATGCACTTGGTTTTTCTGGTGGATCCGCTGCCATATAGGAGTATGAGAGCATCGTACTGGAAAATGTGCAAGGAATTAAGTGCCAAGTGTGCTGAGACTCACTTTCATGATTCATGGGAAGTGCAGAGCATTGTTGTCTTGTTGGAGGTGCGGATGAACACCCCGGAGGAGGTTTGTCTCCAACGCAATGAGCTCCGCGCCGGAACCCCGCAGTATATTCCCCCGTATGTTATTAAGGGGATAAGTGACTCGTTTGACCGTGGTGACCTCACTGCTGTGCTGCTGGGTACAGACGGAAATATGTGGGCCGTACTTCCCGGGCAGAAGTCGGCACCGTGGCCCGTTCTTTTACTGGTTGATGAAGTGAGATGCTGCGCGTCACCACCCAATTTGTTGGCCACGCAGTTGCTGGAGCGTATCCGAGGGGAAGACATAATGCGTGAGATGACGGAACAACAAGTAAgtgtttttaattattaCAAGTGCCAAgtggaaggggggaagtcGAAGTGTTTGGCGAGTGGAGAAGCACATGACAACGTTAACAACTGTCTTCATCAAGTGGACCTCCACATGCGGGCAGTTGTGGGACATTACATGGTCGAGCGGCAGAGTAGTGGTTCACTGAAGCCAGGCACTGGGCAACGCGTAAGCAAATGTCGGTCGACCCACTACGCGGGAATTCGCGCAGCAATCACGAAGGGAACGAGAAACACAGGAGGATCTTTTTCCGAAGTGCAAGGACTACTGCAGCAGTTACTTTTGGAATTCGAGCATGCCTTAGTAGATCTTTGAGAAACGTGCACGAGGTATGCTGTTGGGTGTGGCAAAAGTTGCTGAGAGCAAATGTCACGTGGTTGTTTGACGTGTCAGCTCCTTCATCTGTGCTGGTGGTGATTACCGGCATGTGTCTCTTGAGAAGGCACATGTGAGTTTagatcctttttttgtttttagtgtCTGCAAACTTTCCCACTTGTTGGTCGTGTTCTCTGTCGCATCCCCCTCCCCTGCCGCTCTGTCGTCCGCGCCTTGCTGGGACTGGAGAGTTTGCCCTCATCTGTGCGTGTACACGTATCCCGTACGTCCCTAACTTTTCTatcatttcctccccccgTTGTTTCGCTCTctgtttacttgtttttcaCGTAGTGTCGGCTGCACTTCTCTCCTTCAAGGGGGTTAGCACTTTATTCCCTCACTTCATCcttctgatttttttttccttttccttcgttaTATATCTTCACTTCTGTCTGTGTCGACTCATGGAACCGTTCCCACTAGACACACACACCGTAGGAGTGCAATGGAATCCACAGTCACCGGTGAACCGTGTCATGCGTGCGAAAAGCAGGAAACAACTGATGAACACAGTCGCTGTGGCCGCGGGACGCTGCCGCTGTACCACATTCATTCAACGAAAGTGCCAGAATACATGAAGGACAATCCATACATCTATACTGGCTATAGGGCACAGTATACCACTATGATGTGCCTGCGGAGTTTCCTTGCAGTTCACAATGAGTCGTTAAACGTGTGGACCCATGCGTTtgggtttcttgtttttgtattgctTTCAATTCTACTTTTCACGAACGTGGTGCTGGCCCGAGAGTACGTTTGGCACTGTGTAGTTTATGGAGGCTTTAGTTTTGCTTGCCTAATGTGTATGCTATGTAGCACAGTTTACCATCTGTTCATGTGCCATGAGAATGAGGCAGTTTCATTGTTTGTGGAGCTTGTGGACTATCATGGCATTAGTGTCCTCATAGTGGCGAGTTACATTCCCCTGCTTTACATTGGTTTCGCCTGTAAGCCATATTACCGGGCAATTTATATGGTGAGCATCATCATGTTTGGTACTTTAAGCgttgttttctcctctctACCAAGTCTCCGTGATGCAAAGTATCGATGGATTCGCACAACTGTTTACGTTCTCATGGCTGTAGGGGGAATTGTGCCCCTCCTACATTTCTATGCCTTTACACCCCACAATACTGAAAGTATGATGCCACTCAAAGGTGTGGCACTCATGTTTGAACTTTACGGTGCTGGAGTCCTCTTCTACACATCCCGAATTCCTGAACGTTGGTTCCCTGGTCGGTTTGACATATACCTTTCAAGTCATCAAATATGGCACGTTTTTGTACTTGCAGCCGCCTGTGTTCATTTTTTCAGTTGCACAGCACTGTATCAGCAGTGGTTGGTGAGCCGACACATTTGTTAAACTTTGAGTACACATGCTGTATCACTTGGGGAAGCAAATGCTGTTAAAAGGTGATGGCGCTCGATTGAGGCAGAGTGAATAAATTAAGCGGTGACGGTCCGAAATGGTGGTGTGGGGAGGCAggcgagagagagagagagagagagagagagagagagagagagagagagagagagagagagagagagagagagagagaaaacgtCAGGTAATGCGGCTTTGATGATATCATCTACCGTAGTCGGTATATAGACTGTTGTTCGTGTTGTCTCCCCacccaccttttttttttaaacaccATTTAATATATccattttgattttttttctttcggaaAGTATTGTGGGTTGCTGAAGGACGGGTTTCACACAATGTTTTTCTgctgtaattttttttgttatatatatatataagcctTACCATTTACGCTTTTTCACTCGCTGTAGTGCCCACGTTGTGTTGCCTGCATGTAGTTATCTCGTATATTAGCGTACACGTGACGAAGTTGAGGaagcaaagggggaaaagtgcTACGAAGAGGGACCGGAGAAACGatgataaaaaaaggaaaaacccCGACATGATTGGTTATTTTCTTGgtataaaataaatatgcgCTCGCAcattcctttcttgtttccccCACTTAACCCAACACATATCATTTTTTAGGTGCGCACGCAATTATTTTACATGGCGCCCGCcctgctctttctttttttttttcacctttcatTTCCCGTCTGGTGGTGGGAATCAAAATCACGGCACAATCGCTCCACTGTTATATTAAATGCGGTGGAGAGGGGGGGttgtcttccctttttttcttttgttttacggTGTGTTTTTCCGCTTACATACGTATATCCACGTAGGAATTTTCGAGTATGCGCCTTGATTCCTTTATATTTGTCACTAAGTTAAAAGATTTGTCTCATTACTTGTTTAAAACTCACTCGTTTGGGTAGGCTTAGTCGTCGGTATCGTGGCCATAAGGAATCCGGTACATTCGACTGGGCAGGCAAAAATTCTCGTGTGCGACAGAACTTTTACGACACGCAAAAGCATCCATTCTGAAGTTTAAAAGATGATTTCATCGAGATTTCGAGGGGAAAACGTGAGCTCGGCATCAACAACCATCACAACAAATGGCGGCGAtcaaagtgaaaaaacatgcagttcctcctcaagcATGCGTGCGATTGAGGCGGCAGTACCGTACAACAGTAATCCAGATCTTCCATTGTATACTGTCGATCAGGTTCCACCCCATCTTGCGGAAAATTTATACATTCATACCGGCTATCGCATGAATTATAGTGCAGGCATGTGCTTCCGTAGTGTTTTGGCTTTGCATAATGAAACTTTTAACGTATGGACGCATCTTATTGGGTTCGTCATATTTCTCAttgtctcttttgttttttcgatCGGAGTTCTGATTCCCAGGTTGACGGACCGTCCAGGGGACGGCAGCGAAACCGGTGGCAGTTCCTTCCCCGACACGGTGTCTCTGCTTGGTTTCCACTGGCCGACACTTTCTATATTTGCAGTGTATTCTGTGAGTTGTCTCATGTGTATGCTCTGCAGTGCGGCCTTTCATACGTTGATTCCCCACAACCATCCAGTAATATACCGCAT
This region of Trypanosoma brucei gambiense DAL972 chromosome 10, complete sequence genomic DNA includes:
- a CDS encoding adiponectin receptor protein 1 — encoded protein: MESTVTGEPCHACEKQETTDEHSRCGRGTLPLYHIHSTKVPEYMKDNPYIYTGYRAQYTTMMCLRSFLAVHNESLNVWTHAFGFLVFVLLSILLFTNVVLAREYVWHCVVYGGFSFACLMCMLCSTVYHLFMCHENEAVSLFVELVDYHGISVLIVASYIPLLYIGFACKPYYRAIYMVSIIMFGTLSVVFSSLPSLRDAKYRWIRTTVYVLMAVGGIVPLLHFYAFTPHNTESMMPLKGVALMFELYGAGVLFYTSRIPERWFPGRFDIYLSSHQIWHVFVLAAACVHFFSCTALYQQWLVSRHIC